A single region of the Nicotiana sylvestris chromosome 6, ASM39365v2, whole genome shotgun sequence genome encodes:
- the LOC138871761 gene encoding uncharacterized protein, translating into MVMQQQYREKGFKKYSELISLVLVAERNNDLLMRNHENRPTGSTPLPEVDEVYSHYAKRGKGRGPIRGRGRGHGRGRGQGRNFPGVNHPQRKITTKSGKGKMRSQRQMIQKLNVIVAVEKGIGQIFVNKGPEANFVSDNDFDITNLDVADFFEHPNGKIDHLIGYGSVVKDD; encoded by the exons atggtTATGCAACAGCAGTACAGAGAGAAAGGTTTCAAGAAGTACTCTGAGCTGATTTCTCTTGTCCTTGTGGCTGAGCGAAACAATGACTTGCTCATGAGAAATCACGAAAATCGACCCACTGGGTCTACACCATTGCCTGAAGTGGATGAGGTGTATTCCCATTATGCTAAGCGTGGAAAAGGCCGTGGCCCTAttcgtggtcgtggtcgtggtcatggccgtggtcgtggacaaggaagaaattttcctggtgttaatcacccccaaagaaaaataactaccaaaagtGGAAAGGGAAAGATGAGAAGCCAAAGGCAAATGATTCAGAAACTGAATGTTATCGTTGCGGTGGAAAAGGGCATTGGGCAAATATTTGTc AATAAAGGCCCTGAAGCCAATTTTGTCTCTGACAATGATTTTGACATCACCAACTTGGATGTGGCAGACTTCTTTGAGCACCCTAATGGAAAAATAGACCACTTGATTGGTTATGGTTCCGTGGTTAAAGATGATTGA